In Miniphocaeibacter halophilus, the following proteins share a genomic window:
- a CDS encoding AI-2E family transporter → MKIIKGYISEILFRTKRNLLQYILSLVILALIMTFTAFIGLKIIGIHNTLLKSLLVGIASILPAIGSGIIMIPWIIVRLLAKNIELAGQLAIVYIILIIVKQVLEPYINGSKYSIRPLITIAIFLIGYIFGRLTGAIITSFILLIIATLFEVLDIQNYARWANRRKRKERSI, encoded by the coding sequence ATGAAAATTATTAAAGGATATATATCTGAAATATTATTTAGAACAAAAAGAAATTTATTACAGTATATTTTATCATTGGTTATTCTTGCACTAATAATGACTTTTACCGCTTTTATCGGTTTGAAGATCATTGGTATACATAATACTTTATTAAAATCTCTTTTAGTTGGAATAGCAAGTATTCTTCCTGCAATTGGTTCAGGAATAATAATGATTCCATGGATAATAGTAAGATTATTGGCAAAAAATATAGAATTAGCAGGTCAACTGGCAATCGTATACATAATATTAATAATAGTAAAACAGGTATTGGAGCCATATATTAACGGGAGTAAGTACAGTATTAGACCGCTAATTACCATAGCTATTTTTCTCATAGGATATATATTTGGCAGACTTACAGGAGCAATAATAACTTCGTTTATATTGTTGATTATTGCCACATTATTTGAAGTTTTAGATATTCAAAATTATGCAAGATGGGCTAATAGAAGAAAAAGAAAAGAAAGAAGTATTTAA